A genomic stretch from Bosea sp. F3-2 includes:
- a CDS encoding LapA family protein — translation MKAFLKALVLVPVALLIVLFSVANRAPVRVSLDPFSRDLPTLSYELPLFAVVLAAIAVGVLVGGLASWIAQGKHRKAARRNRREVEVLRSETQALRSAVPDSALPALTSGRN, via the coding sequence ATGAAGGCCTTTCTGAAGGCATTGGTGCTGGTTCCGGTCGCGCTGCTGATCGTGCTGTTTTCGGTGGCGAACCGCGCGCCGGTGCGGGTTTCGCTCGATCCTTTCAGCCGCGACCTGCCGACGCTCTCCTATGAGCTGCCGCTCTTCGCGGTGGTGCTGGCGGCGATCGCCGTCGGTGTCCTCGTTGGCGGCCTGGCGTCCTGGATCGCCCAGGGCAAGCATCGCAAGGCCGCGCGCCGCAACCGTCGCGAGGTCGAGGTTCTGCGCTCCGAGACGCAGGCCCTGCGCTCCGCCGTTCCTGATTCTGCCCTGCCGGCTCTGACCAGCGGACGTAATTGA
- the ihfB gene encoding integration host factor subunit beta, producing the protein MIKSELVQRIADQNTHLYQRDIENIVSAILDEVVKALARGDRVELRGFGAFSRKARSARVGRNPRTGDAVEVEEKFVPVFKTGKELRLRLNGKS; encoded by the coding sequence ATGATTAAGTCCGAACTCGTTCAGCGGATCGCTGATCAGAACACCCACCTCTATCAGCGCGACATCGAGAACATCGTCTCGGCCATCCTGGACGAGGTCGTGAAGGCGCTCGCTCGCGGCGACAGGGTGGAGCTGCGTGGCTTCGGCGCTTTTTCGCGCAAGGCGCGCTCCGCCCGCGTCGGCCGCAACCCCCGCACAGGTGATGCGGTGGAGGTCGAGGAGAAGTTCGTCCCCGTCTTCAAGACGGGCAAGGAGCTGCGGCTGCGCCTCAACGGCAAGTCTTAG
- the sppA gene encoding signal peptide peptidase SppA, whose protein sequence is MSSDADLLADRRSLRRKLTLWRVLAVLGVVVAAVVGGLAWKGDSSVSLSSAHIARVTVSGFISGDRRTLDLIKSVEDSSAVSAVVLRVDSPGGTTSGSEALHTALRKLAAKKPMVSVVDGVAASGGYIAAMGADRIVARQTSLVGSIGVLFQFPNVSHLLDTVGVKVESIKSSPLKAAPSGFEPTSPEAREALQRVVDDNYAWFKQMVRDRRHLADGELATVSDGRVHSGRQALGLKLVDQIGGETEAIAWLEREKGVAKDLKVRDWRRRSESSSFGLWSLAEAMARGAGLEALAATIARAADQPVGLRLDAPLALWQPAAEK, encoded by the coding sequence ATGTCGTCCGATGCCGACTTGCTCGCAGATCGCCGCAGCCTGCGGCGCAAGCTGACGCTCTGGCGTGTGCTTGCCGTGCTCGGTGTGGTCGTCGCCGCGGTGGTCGGCGGCCTCGCCTGGAAAGGCGATAGCTCGGTGAGCCTGTCGAGCGCGCATATCGCGCGCGTCACCGTCTCCGGCTTCATCTCCGGCGATCGCCGCACGCTCGACCTGATCAAGTCGGTCGAGGACAGCAGTGCCGTTTCGGCCGTCGTGCTCAGGGTCGACAGCCCTGGCGGCACCACTTCGGGTTCGGAGGCGCTCCATACGGCGCTACGCAAGCTCGCGGCCAAGAAGCCGATGGTCAGCGTGGTCGACGGCGTCGCTGCCTCCGGCGGTTACATCGCCGCCATGGGCGCGGATCGCATTGTCGCACGGCAGACCTCGCTCGTCGGCTCGATCGGCGTGCTCTTCCAGTTCCCCAATGTCTCGCATCTGCTCGATACGGTCGGCGTCAAGGTCGAATCGATCAAGTCGAGCCCGCTCAAGGCCGCGCCGAGCGGCTTCGAGCCGACCTCTCCAGAGGCGCGCGAGGCGCTCCAGCGCGTCGTCGACGACAATTACGCCTGGTTCAAGCAGATGGTGCGCGACCGCCGCCACCTCGCCGACGGCGAGCTGGCGACCGTCTCGGACGGGCGGGTCCATTCCGGTCGCCAGGCGCTGGGGCTGAAGCTGGTCGACCAGATCGGCGGCGAGACCGAGGCCATCGCCTGGCTTGAGCGCGAGAAGGGCGTTGCCAAGGATCTCAAGGTGCGCGACTGGCGTCGCCGCAGCGAATCCTCCTCCTTTGGCCTCTGGAGCCTGGCCGAGGCGATGGCGCGTGGCGCGGGGCTGGAGGCCCTGGCCGCGACGATCGCACGGGCAGCGGACCAGCCGGTCGGCTTGCGGCTTGACGCGCCCTTGGCGCTCTGGCAGCCTGCCGCTGAAAAATGA
- a CDS encoding Hsp70 family protein produces MTPAAIGIDFGTTNSVVALAGADGSVMTRSFATKQGAVDAYRSALMFWREGRPPETRITHVSGPDALDMALGMTTEHRFLQSLKTHLSSRAFQETRLFGKLFGLEDLIGVFLTDLTTGVAGHDALPLVSGRPVVFAGERPDEELAVGRLKASYGKAGMSQVDFAYEPLGAAYWYARDLKEPQTMLVADFGGGTSDFSVMRFEPGAHGRLDAVPLSHAGVGVAGDTFDYRIIEHAVSPALGKGTDYRSFGKLLPVPAHYHAAFAQWHKLSLMKSRETMAELNALIREAVEPAKLEDLLTVIEYDLGYELYRAVSAAKVALSDSETATLKFSQMGVVIEKSIRRTDFERWIAEDVGAIEAALDRALAEAGLGGDRIEAVFMTGGTSYVPAVRSLFDRRFGAGKVHIGDAFRSVASGLALLALDRARVSVAA; encoded by the coding sequence ATGACCCCCGCCGCCATCGGCATCGACTTCGGCACCACCAACAGCGTCGTCGCGCTGGCGGGAGCGGATGGCTCGGTCATGACACGCTCCTTCGCCACCAAGCAGGGTGCGGTCGATGCCTATCGCTCGGCGCTGATGTTCTGGCGCGAGGGGCGCCCGCCCGAGACCCGCATCACCCATGTCAGCGGTCCCGACGCCCTCGACATGGCGCTGGGCATGACGACCGAGCACCGCTTCCTGCAGTCGCTCAAGACCCATCTCTCCAGTCGCGCCTTCCAGGAGACCCGGCTGTTCGGCAAGCTCTTCGGGCTTGAGGATCTGATCGGTGTCTTCCTCACGGACCTCACGACCGGTGTTGCAGGCCATGACGCACTGCCGCTGGTTTCCGGCCGCCCGGTCGTCTTCGCTGGCGAACGGCCGGACGAGGAGCTCGCGGTTGGCCGCCTGAAGGCCTCCTACGGCAAGGCCGGGATGAGCCAAGTCGACTTCGCCTATGAGCCGCTCGGCGCCGCCTACTGGTATGCGCGCGACCTGAAGGAGCCGCAGACCATGCTGGTCGCCGACTTCGGCGGCGGCACCAGCGACTTTTCGGTGATGCGCTTCGAGCCCGGCGCGCATGGCCGGCTTGACGCCGTCCCGCTCTCCCATGCCGGTGTCGGCGTCGCCGGCGATACCTTCGACTACCGCATCATCGAGCACGCCGTCTCGCCGGCGCTCGGCAAGGGCACGGATTACCGCTCCTTCGGCAAGCTCCTGCCGGTCCCGGCGCATTACCACGCCGCCTTCGCGCAATGGCACAAGCTCTCGCTGATGAAGAGCCGCGAGACCATGGCCGAGCTCAACGCCCTGATCCGCGAGGCGGTCGAGCCGGCCAAGCTCGAAGACCTGCTGACGGTGATCGAATACGACCTCGGCTATGAGCTCTATCGCGCTGTTTCGGCCGCCAAGGTCGCGCTCTCGGATAGCGAGACCGCGACGCTCAAATTCAGCCAGATGGGCGTCGTCATCGAGAAATCGATCCGCCGGACCGATTTCGAGCGCTGGATCGCCGAGGATGTCGGCGCGATCGAAGCCGCACTCGACCGGGCCCTGGCGGAGGCCGGTCTCGGCGGTGATCGCATCGAGGCGGTCTTCATGACCGGCGGAACCTCCTATGTTCCGGCGGTGCGTAGCCTGTTCGACAGGCGTTTCGGTGCCGGGAAGGTGCATATCGGCGATGCCTTCCGCTCGGTCGCGAGTGGCCTCGCGCTGCTCGCGCTCGACCGGGCGCGCGTCTCGGTCGCGGCCTGA
- the rpsA gene encoding 30S ribosomal protein S1 has translation MSAVESYSAGREDFAALLEESFARNEAMEGTVIKGKVVAIEKDMAIIDVGLKTEGRVALKEFTGPGRDQEIGVGDEVEVYLDRIENALGEAVISRDKARREESWVKLEKAFEAREKVTGMIFNTVKGGYTVDLDGAVAFLPRSQVDIRPIRDVGPLMGQPQPFEILKMDRRRGNIVVSRRTVLEETRAEARSELVASLEEGQVIDGVVKNITEYGAFVDLGGIDGLLHVTDMAWRRVNHPSEVVTIGQTVKVKIIKINQDTHRISLGIKQLLADPWDGIAERYPVGTRLKGRVTNITDYGAFVEVEPGIEGLIHVSEMSWTKKNVHPGKIVSTSQEVDVAILEVDPVKRRISLGLKQTLRNPWELFAEQHPAGSTVEGEVKNKTEFGLFLGLEGDIDGMIHLSDLDWNRPGEQVIEEYKKGDILQAVVLDVDVEKERISLGLKQLGGDPFVDAGEFKKGQIVTCEVVEVKESGLDVKIADTDMMTFIKRAELARDRSEQRPERFAAGERIDARVVLFDKKARKIQVSIKALEMAEEKEAIAQFGSSDSGASLGDILGAALKKANTEKK, from the coding sequence ATGTCTGCAGTTGAGAGCTACAGCGCGGGTCGCGAGGATTTCGCCGCCCTTCTCGAAGAGTCCTTCGCCCGCAACGAGGCGATGGAAGGTACCGTCATCAAGGGCAAGGTCGTCGCCATCGAGAAGGATATGGCGATCATCGACGTCGGCCTGAAGACGGAAGGGCGCGTCGCGCTCAAGGAATTCACCGGCCCCGGCCGTGACCAGGAGATCGGCGTCGGCGATGAGGTCGAGGTCTATCTCGACCGGATCGAGAACGCGCTCGGCGAAGCCGTCATCTCGCGCGACAAGGCTCGCCGCGAAGAGAGCTGGGTCAAGCTCGAGAAGGCCTTCGAGGCCCGCGAGAAGGTCACCGGCATGATCTTCAACACCGTCAAGGGCGGCTACACGGTCGACCTCGACGGCGCCGTGGCCTTCCTGCCGCGTTCGCAGGTCGACATCCGTCCGATCCGCGACGTCGGCCCGCTGATGGGCCAGCCGCAGCCCTTCGAGATCCTCAAGATGGATCGTCGCCGCGGCAACATCGTCGTGTCGCGCCGCACCGTCCTCGAAGAGACTCGCGCCGAGGCTCGTTCCGAGCTCGTCGCCTCGCTCGAAGAGGGTCAGGTCATCGACGGCGTCGTCAAGAACATCACCGAGTACGGTGCGTTCGTTGACCTCGGCGGCATCGACGGCCTGCTGCACGTCACCGACATGGCGTGGCGCCGCGTGAACCATCCGTCCGAGGTCGTGACCATCGGCCAGACGGTCAAGGTCAAGATCATCAAGATCAACCAGGACACGCACCGCATCTCGCTCGGCATCAAGCAGCTGCTGGCCGATCCGTGGGATGGCATCGCCGAGCGTTACCCGGTCGGCACCCGTCTCAAGGGCCGCGTGACCAACATCACGGACTACGGCGCGTTCGTCGAAGTGGAGCCGGGCATCGAAGGCCTGATCCACGTCTCCGAGATGTCCTGGACCAAGAAGAACGTTCACCCCGGCAAGATCGTCTCGACCTCCCAGGAAGTCGATGTCGCGATCCTCGAGGTCGATCCGGTCAAGCGTCGCATCTCGCTCGGCCTCAAGCAGACCCTGCGCAACCCGTGGGAGCTGTTCGCGGAGCAGCACCCGGCTGGTTCGACGGTCGAGGGCGAGGTCAAGAACAAGACCGAGTTCGGTCTGTTCCTGGGCCTGGAAGGCGACATCGACGGCATGATCCACCTCTCGGACCTCGACTGGAACCGTCCGGGCGAGCAGGTCATCGAGGAGTACAAGAAGGGCGACATCCTGCAGGCTGTCGTTCTCGATGTGGACGTCGAGAAGGAGCGTATCTCGCTCGGCCTGAAGCAGCTCGGCGGCGATCCCTTCGTGGATGCCGGCGAGTTCAAGAAGGGCCAGATCGTCACCTGCGAGGTGGTCGAGGTCAAGGAGTCGGGTCTCGACGTCAAGATCGCCGACACCGACATGATGACCTTCATCAAGCGCGCCGAGCTGGCTCGCGATCGCTCCGAGCAGCGCCCTGAGCGCTTCGCGGCCGGCGAGCGCATCGACGCCCGCGTCGTGCTCTTCGACAAGAAGGCCCGCAAGATCCAGGTCTCGATCAAGGCCCTGGAGATGGCCGAGGAGAAGGAGGCGATCGCCCAGTTCGGTTCGTCCGACTCCGGCGCCTCGCTCGGCGACATCCTGGGTGCGGCCCTCAAGAAGGCCAACACCGAGAAGAAGTGA
- a CDS encoding LemA family protein has translation MGWVILGLIVALVVYVIMTYNGLVTMRQRVNQAFADIDVQLKQRHDLIPNLVETVKGYATHEKSTLDAVIAARNAAQGASGVHDKAAAEQQLSGAVGRLLALGEAYPDLKASANFQQLQVDLGNVEDKLAAARRFFNNAVSEFNAAIQAFPAVLFAPQMGFTQREFFDVGEQTRAQIEVAPSVKF, from the coding sequence ATGGGCTGGGTCATTCTGGGGCTGATCGTGGCCCTCGTCGTCTATGTGATCATGACCTATAACGGCCTCGTCACGATGCGGCAGCGCGTCAACCAGGCCTTCGCCGACATCGACGTCCAGCTCAAGCAGCGGCATGACCTGATCCCGAATCTCGTCGAGACGGTGAAGGGCTACGCGACGCACGAGAAATCGACGCTCGACGCGGTGATCGCCGCCCGAAACGCGGCGCAGGGCGCGAGCGGCGTGCACGACAAGGCAGCCGCCGAGCAGCAGCTTTCCGGCGCCGTTGGGCGATTGCTGGCGTTGGGCGAGGCCTATCCCGACCTCAAGGCTAGCGCGAATTTCCAGCAGCTTCAGGTCGATCTCGGCAATGTCGAGGACAAGCTGGCAGCGGCGCGGCGCTTCTTCAATAATGCTGTGAGCGAGTTCAACGCCGCGATCCAGGCCTTTCCGGCCGTGCTGTTCGCACCGCAGATGGGCTTCACCCAGCGCGAGTTCTTCGATGTCGGCGAACAGACGCGCGCCCAGATCGAGGTCGCGCCCAGCGTGAAGTTCTAG
- a CDS encoding M48 family metallopeptidase — protein MAQAFGLYTHQRNNRIRSNLLIAGLFLLVYLTAWGLLLIAYGYGGVPRGHTAFGEANRIFRSWFPLITAATMLWVFIGFRMNVALIGAVTGAKGITQAENPKLYRMLENLCISRGLTMPKLAIIESDALNAFASGVNDKQFTVSVTSGLLAQLNDAEVEAVLAHELTHIRNGDVRLMVVAVVIAGVISFIGEIVFRGFGRSRIRVSSDDSKKGNGLAIIVGVAVIAISWFLAVLIRLSLSRSREYLADAGAVELTKNPDAMISALLKISGRADIEGIPSGLMDMCFENDPDDFADLFSTHPSVTKRVQALIETAGGRMPEMPPHPPKLAERQDLPTMVEETVARGPWSRPPQGPGQG, from the coding sequence ATGGCTCAGGCCTTCGGGCTCTATACCCATCAGCGCAATAACCGGATCAGGTCCAACCTCCTGATCGCCGGGCTCTTCCTGCTGGTCTACCTCACCGCCTGGGGCCTGCTGCTGATCGCCTATGGCTATGGCGGCGTGCCGCGCGGACACACCGCCTTCGGCGAGGCGAACCGCATCTTCCGCTCCTGGTTCCCCTTGATCACCGCGGCAACGATGCTGTGGGTCTTCATCGGCTTCCGCATGAACGTCGCGCTGATCGGCGCCGTGACGGGCGCCAAGGGCATCACCCAGGCGGAAAATCCGAAGCTCTACCGGATGCTGGAGAATCTCTGCATCTCGCGGGGCCTGACGATGCCGAAGCTCGCGATCATCGAGAGCGACGCGCTCAACGCCTTCGCCAGCGGCGTCAACGACAAGCAGTTCACGGTCAGCGTCACCAGCGGGCTCCTGGCCCAGCTCAACGACGCGGAGGTCGAAGCCGTGCTGGCGCATGAGCTGACCCATATCCGCAATGGCGACGTCCGGCTGATGGTGGTCGCGGTGGTGATCGCCGGCGTGATCTCCTTCATCGGCGAGATCGTGTTCCGCGGCTTCGGCCGCAGCCGGATCAGGGTTTCGTCGGATGATTCCAAGAAAGGCAACGGGCTGGCGATCATCGTCGGCGTCGCGGTGATCGCGATCTCCTGGTTCCTGGCTGTGCTGATCCGGCTGTCGCTGTCGCGGTCGCGCGAATATCTGGCCGATGCCGGAGCGGTCGAGCTGACCAAGAACCCGGATGCAATGATCTCCGCCCTGCTTAAGATCTCCGGCCGGGCCGACATCGAGGGCATTCCCTCCGGCCTGATGGACATGTGCTTCGAGAACGACCCCGACGATTTCGCCGATCTGTTCTCGACCCACCCTTCCGTCACCAAGCGCGTGCAGGCGCTGATCGAGACCGCAGGCGGGCGCATGCCGGAGATGCCGCCACACCCGCCCAAGCTCGCCGAGCGTCAGGATCTGCCGACCATGGTCGAGGAGACGGTGGCGCGCGGTCCCTGGTCCCGGCCGCCGCAAGGGCCCGGTCAAGGCTGA
- a CDS encoding 2-hydroxychromene-2-carboxylate isomerase yields MPNRPVLDFWYEFASPYSCLSALRIEKLAEEAGVTLRWRPFLLGPIFAAQGWNSSPFALYPSKGRYMWRDTARRARRQGLSFVKPDNFPQNSLTAARLALAGRDAGWTPAFSRALFRAQFCEGKNISEEAVLTAALKEAGGEPGVAMPLSRSEEIKGRLRAEIEYAKSIGIFGAPFFVAGDGELFWGDDRLEEALEWAEHGR; encoded by the coding sequence ATGCCGAATCGTCCCGTTCTGGACTTCTGGTATGAGTTCGCGTCGCCCTATTCCTGCCTGAGCGCCCTCAGAATCGAGAAGCTGGCCGAGGAGGCCGGCGTCACCTTGCGCTGGCGGCCTTTCCTGCTGGGGCCGATCTTTGCTGCGCAGGGCTGGAACAGCTCACCCTTCGCGCTCTACCCCAGCAAAGGCCGCTATATGTGGCGCGACACGGCCCGGCGCGCCCGGCGGCAGGGGCTCAGCTTCGTCAAGCCCGACAATTTTCCCCAGAATTCGCTGACCGCTGCGCGGTTGGCCCTGGCTGGCCGCGATGCGGGGTGGACGCCGGCCTTTTCGCGGGCTCTGTTCCGGGCCCAGTTCTGCGAGGGCAAGAACATCTCCGAGGAGGCGGTGCTGACGGCGGCGCTGAAGGAGGCGGGTGGTGAGCCCGGTGTCGCCATGCCGCTTTCCCGCAGCGAGGAAATCAAGGGGCGCCTGCGCGCCGAGATCGAATATGCTAAGTCGATCGGCATCTTCGGCGCGCCCTTCTTCGTCGCTGGCGATGGTGAGTTGTTCTGGGGCGATGATCGGTTGGAGGAAGCGCTCGAATGGGCGGAGCACGGGCGCTGA
- a CDS encoding argininosuccinate synthase yields the protein MADSSVKKVVLAYSGGLDTSIILKWLQTTYRCEVVTFTADLGQGEELGPARDKALLLGIKPENIYIEDLREEFVRDYVFPMFRANAAYEGVYLLGTSIARPLIAKKLIEIAEKTGADAVSHGATGKGNDQVRFELTAYALKPDVVVIAPWREWDLRSREQLIAFAEQHQIPIAKNKRGEAPFSVDANLLHASSEGRVLEDPAQEVPDYVYSRTVSPEDAPDKPTVITISFEKGDAVAIDGVKLSPATLLAKLNDLGRDNGIGRLDLVENRFVGMKSRGMYETPGGTILHAAHRAIESITLDRGAAHLKDEIMPKYAELIYNGFWFSPEREMLQALIDKSQEFVTGDVRLKLYKGGVHVIGRSSDYSLYDQDLVTFEEGAVAYDHRDAAGFIKLNALRLRTLGQRKKKLGL from the coding sequence ATGGCTGACAGCAGCGTGAAGAAGGTCGTTCTCGCCTACTCCGGCGGACTCGACACCTCGATCATCCTCAAATGGCTGCAGACCACCTATCGATGCGAGGTGGTGACCTTCACCGCCGATCTCGGCCAGGGCGAGGAGCTCGGCCCGGCGCGTGACAAGGCGCTGCTGCTCGGCATCAAGCCCGAGAACATCTACATCGAGGACCTGCGCGAGGAATTCGTGCGCGACTACGTCTTCCCGATGTTCCGCGCCAATGCCGCCTATGAAGGCGTCTATCTGCTGGGAACCTCGATCGCGCGGCCGCTGATCGCGAAGAAGCTGATCGAGATCGCCGAGAAGACCGGCGCCGACGCCGTCTCCCACGGCGCCACCGGCAAGGGCAACGACCAGGTCCGCTTCGAGCTCACGGCTTACGCGCTCAAGCCCGACGTCGTGGTGATCGCGCCCTGGCGCGAATGGGACCTGCGCTCGCGCGAGCAGCTCATCGCCTTCGCCGAGCAGCACCAGATCCCGATCGCGAAGAACAAGCGCGGCGAAGCGCCCTTCTCCGTCGACGCCAACCTGCTGCACGCCTCCTCCGAAGGCCGCGTGCTGGAGGATCCGGCGCAGGAAGTGCCGGATTACGTCTATTCCCGCACCGTCTCGCCGGAGGATGCGCCGGACAAGCCGACCGTCATCACGATTTCCTTCGAGAAGGGCGATGCGGTCGCTATCGACGGCGTGAAGCTCTCGCCTGCGACGCTGCTCGCCAAGCTCAACGATCTCGGCCGCGACAACGGCATCGGCCGGCTCGACCTGGTCGAGAACCGCTTCGTCGGCATGAAGAGCCGCGGCATGTACGAGACGCCCGGCGGCACGATCCTGCATGCGGCCCATCGCGCGATCGAGTCGATCACGCTGGACCGCGGCGCGGCGCATCTCAAGGACGAGATCATGCCGAAATACGCCGAGCTCATCTACAACGGCTTCTGGTTCTCGCCCGAGCGCGAGATGCTGCAGGCGCTGATCGACAAGAGCCAGGAGTTCGTCACCGGCGACGTCCGCCTCAAGCTCTACAAGGGCGGCGTCCATGTCATCGGCCGCTCCAGCGACTACTCGCTCTACGATCAGGACCTCGTCACCTTCGAGGAAGGCGCGGTGGCCTACGATCACCGCGACGCGGCGGGCTTCATCAAGCTCAACGCGCTGCGCCTGCGCACGCTGGGCCAGCGCAAGAAGAAGCTCGGTCTCTGA
- a CDS encoding DUF2188 domain-containing protein, translating to MALVRYEIVEHDGGWAYKVGDVLSETFRSHEAALKAATRAAARQTIAGHTDGIVYQDKDGQWHEELADGHDRPSTEVIDEP from the coding sequence ATGGCCTTGGTCAGGTACGAGATCGTCGAGCACGATGGCGGATGGGCCTATAAGGTCGGCGACGTGCTGTCGGAAACCTTCCGTTCGCATGAGGCGGCGCTGAAGGCCGCCACGCGGGCGGCCGCCCGTCAGACGATCGCCGGCCACACCGATGGCATCGTTTATCAGGACAAGGACGGCCAGTGGCACGAGGAACTGGCCGACGGCCATGACCGTCCCTCGACCGAGGTCATCGACGAGCCCTGA
- the fabI gene encoding enoyl-ACP reductase FabI, with product MLPLMHNKRGLIMGVANQNSIAWGIARTLHAHGAEVAFTYQGDALGKRVRPLAEGLGSKLVIPCDVEDIASVDAAFAALDQAWGGDPERNTLDFVVHAIGFSDKNELKGLYADTSRENFSRTMVISCFSFTEIAKRAAERMPKGGSMITLTYGGSTRIMPNYNVMGVAKAALEASVRYLAGDYGPRGIRVNALSPGPVRTLAGAGISDARAMLTWQRANSPLRKSVSLDEIGGSALYYLSDLSGGVTGDVHHIDAGYHITSMPTLESLRAADSGNGE from the coding sequence ATGCTCCCGCTGATGCATAACAAGCGCGGCCTCATCATGGGTGTCGCCAACCAGAACTCGATTGCCTGGGGCATCGCCCGCACCCTTCATGCGCATGGCGCCGAAGTCGCCTTTACCTATCAGGGCGATGCGCTCGGCAAGCGCGTCCGGCCGCTGGCGGAGGGCCTCGGCTCGAAGCTGGTCATCCCCTGCGATGTCGAGGACATCGCTTCGGTCGATGCGGCCTTCGCGGCGCTCGACCAGGCCTGGGGCGGTGATCCCGAGCGCAACACGCTCGACTTCGTCGTCCACGCCATCGGCTTCTCGGACAAGAACGAGCTCAAGGGCCTCTATGCCGACACCTCGCGCGAGAACTTCTCGCGCACCATGGTGATCTCCTGCTTCTCCTTCACCGAGATCGCCAAGCGCGCCGCCGAGCGGATGCCGAAGGGCGGCAGCATGATCACGCTGACCTATGGTGGCTCGACCCGGATCATGCCGAACTACAATGTCATGGGCGTGGCCAAGGCGGCGCTCGAGGCGAGCGTGCGTTATCTCGCCGGCGACTACGGCCCGCGTGGCATCCGCGTGAACGCGCTCTCGCCCGGACCGGTGCGGACGCTGGCTGGGGCCGGCATCTCCGATGCGCGCGCCATGCTGACCTGGCAGCGGGCCAATTCGCCACTGCGCAAATCGGTCTCGCTCGATGAGATCGGCGGCTCGGCGCTATACTATCTTTCTGACCTGTCTGGTGGCGTCACAGGTGACGTCCACCACATCGACGCCGGCTATCACATCACTTCGATGCCGACGCTCGAAAGTCTGCGTGCTGCCGACAGCGGCAACGGGGAGTAG
- a CDS encoding DUF3303 family protein yields the protein MLFMVIEHFDQARVKDVYARFQERGRMAPEGLRFVESWVAADLGRCFQIMECDDVALLQEWVLRWSDLARFEIVPVATSKATVAAVLKS from the coding sequence ATGCTCTTCATGGTGATCGAGCATTTCGATCAGGCCCGCGTGAAGGATGTCTATGCCCGCTTCCAGGAACGCGGGCGCATGGCGCCGGAAGGCTTGCGCTTCGTCGAAAGCTGGGTCGCCGCCGATCTGGGTCGCTGCTTCCAGATCATGGAATGCGACGATGTCGCCTTGTTGCAGGAATGGGTCCTGCGGTGGAGCGACCTTGCCCGCTTCGAGATCGTGCCCGTCGCGACGTCGAAGGCAACGGTTGCCGCGGTGCTGAAATCCTAG